One Hermetia illucens chromosome 4, iHerIll2.2.curated.20191125, whole genome shotgun sequence DNA segment encodes these proteins:
- the LOC119654875 gene encoding trace amine-associated receptor 8c, whose translation MDLKAGTFLVAPSVKNSSCSHPRYTTTVLISNIGPVEIIEALIILLLTLGVIGANALVIFVINNRRYTPFIHQQPRYLLTSLALNDLAIGLLLTPFGLLPALLHCWPYGEIFCQIQALLRGALSQQSAVILVCMAVDRYMSALHPRRYHLHSSKKGCVAILSATWVMSLTVFGMLVLPKGYYFNGTGLMACEPFYSKPSYRILATCALYFPTTMILMYCYGSSFHMSRFRLHDQTLTNSTLSSTAATTATTAATTSCTNKNILEQERNLNGPTSRSMAAISLGFIVMVTPWTIQEIVTACTGSKLPAFLDFLVTWSALSNSFWNPFLYWLLNSHFRRLGRHLLTNKFCQYEETPDHKSHCCNIISECDQLSLPLPPGPPSVRRSDQHQTTVIRPDIEGLSEKYWGEILERTVSSNSLHALQKTYGQTQHHPQQSTTNFSITNDLNLQSCEIGERLATTFMNSNDNVLKKCEHIYHDVNCAKNKVNFSTSGSCPSSSILPDI comes from the exons ATGGACTTGAAGGCAGGCACGTTCCTAGTAGCGCCGTCTGTTAAAAACTCAAGTTGCTCGCATCCGAGATATACTACAACAGTTttgatatcaaatattggaccTGTTGAAATCATTGAAGCATTAATCATTCTGCTACTGACACTAGGCGTAATTGGTGCAAATGCTCTCGTCATTTTTGTGATAAACAACCGTCGATATACGCCCTTCATTCATCAACAG CCGCGCTACCTTCTGACATCGCTGGCTCTAAACGATCTCGCCATAGGACTTTTATTAACACCATTCGGTTTATTACCGGCCTTGCTTCACTGCTGGCCATACGGTGAGATATTTTGCCAAATTCAG GCGCTGTTACGTGGGGCTCTCTCGCAGCAGAGTGCCGTCATATTAGTATGCATGGCGGTGGATCGTTATATGAGCGCACTACATCCCCGCAGGTATCACCTCCATTCTAGCAAAAAG GGCTGTGTAGCAATACTAAGTGCCACTTGGGTTATGAGCCTAACAGTGTTCGGCATGCTGGTACTACCAAAAG GCTATTACTTCAATGGCACAGGACTAATGGCATGTGAGCCGTTTTATAGTAAACCGTCTTATAGAATTTTAGCAACGTGTGCATTATATTTTCCAACAACAATGATCCTTATGTACTGCTACGGATCGAGCTTTCATATGAGTCGTTTTAGACTCCACGATCAAACCTTAACTAATTCCACATTATCTAGTACAGCAGCTACAACGGCTACAACGGCAGCAACTACATCGTGTACAAATAAGAAT attttagaaCAAGAACGAAATTTAAATGGTCCAACATCTCGTTCGATGGCCGCAATATCACTAGGGTTTATTGTAATGGTGACGCCGTGGACAATACAAGAGATTGTTACAGCTTGCACAGGTTCCAAA CTTCCTGCGTTTCTAGATTTTCTCGTAACGTGGTCAGCGTTGAGCAATAGTTTCTGGAACCCTTTCTTGTATTGGCTACTAAATTCACACTTTCGTCGGCTGGGTCGACATCTTTTAACAAATAAG TTCTGCCAATATGAAGAGACTCCCGATCACAAATCCCATTGCTGCAATATCATCTCAGAATGTGATCAACTCTCGCTACCGCTTCCACCAGGACCTCCATCCGTACGGCGCTCCGATCAGCACCAAACAACCGTCATTCGTCcagacattgagggtttatCAGAAAAATACTGGGGTGAAATCCTCGAGCGAACGGTCAGCTCCAATAGCCTCCATGCTCTTCAGAAGACCTACGGACAAACGCAACATCATCCCCAACAATCTACAACCAATTTTAGTATAACAAATGATTTGAATCTGCAATCGTGCGAAATTGGCGAACGGTTAGCCACGACTTTTATGAACAGCAACGACAATGTCCTGAAAAAGTGCGAACATATCTACCATGATGTGAACTGTGCGAAGAATAAGGTGAATTTCAGCACGAGCGGCAGCTGTCCAAGTTCCAGTATACTTCCAGATATATAG
- the LOC119655590 gene encoding GPI mannosyltransferase 4: protein MKLAKYIKSIRYKNSAFRLYLLCVALRIVLVFAPQTGYIHPDEFFQSVEVFLGDQFDLEHERTWEFNNTFPIRSVVVPYFTLKIPLSFLQFISFYSDFYFGINLINSYVFLVFPRLVMCILSFLNDISLYSICRAYSLKYETRLLALGSSFVMLVFATRTFSNTMEMTLCSILLYFVSDCMIHSNTIIYKSEALQIKYQKATSTSERVKLYKLRAALPTHSLNRVVLIATLCVIGVFNRPTFLVFGAPMVFFWLLRGMGTKTVNFVDFNLRITLFILCAAPTIAFFTIVDSIYFGFLTTGEIQMLDISINNFVFTPWNFVKYNLDSSKTASHGVHPRYLHLLVNLPLLYNVLGVIAVFSFAKLVYRFLSSDYRNLPRSQSIIGLMTSAVFAPLAIMSYINHQEARFLLPLTLPITLLHGHKLDGISFPNPFTEDRPFFRALYDKFVPPRITKKTILRIWYTTTIILVIFYGFLHQGGVYQLSAHFSQVMKVKSPPTNVHLITSHMYSFPVAFLNTPSSKTVHIDRVTRKKYRRGRQFFINELGSADITRVLPIVSAIVNSYETESRGKYSWRYQIYVAMPTSLSDEFDELYKRNMTQMKFSYVRSFYPHLSTEALPNPRREYGENDVFSVSGVLSLLFNFARQFSLTLYRFET, encoded by the exons ATGAAGCTAGCGAAATATATAAAATCTATTAGATATAAGAACAGCGCATTTAGATTGTATCTTCTCTGCGTTGCTTTGAGAATTGTCCTTGTTTTCGCTCCGCAAACAGGATACATCCATCCCGATGAGTTCTTTCAGTCTGttgaagtatttctcg GCGATCAATTCGACTTAGAACACGAACGAACATGGGAGTTCAACAATACATTCCCGATACGAAGTGTCGTTGTTCCTTATTTTACGCTCAAAATTCCATTAAGCTTCCTACAATTTATATCTTTCTATTCCGACTTCTATTTCGGCATAAACTTAATCAATAGTTACGTATTTTTAGTATTTCCGCGCTTAGTAATGTGTATTCTATCATTTCTGAACGATATAAGCCTCTACAGTATCTGCAGAGCGTACAGTTTAAAGTATGAGACTAGATTACTGGCGCTTGGCAGTTCATTTGTAATGTTGGTTTTCGCGACACGAACATTCTCCAACACGATGGAAATGACTTTGTGTTCGATTCTTCTATATTTCGTGTCAGACTGTATGATCCACTCGAAtacaattatatataaatctGAGGCGCTGCAAATTAAGTACCAAAAAGCGACATCGACTAGTGAGAGGGTGAAACTGTATAAACTTCGAGCGGCCCTACCTACACACAGCTTGAATCGGGTGGTTCTGATAGCGACCCTTTGTGTGATTGGAGTTTTTAATCGACCGACCTTCTTGGTTTTTGGAGCTCCAATGGTATTCTTTTGGCTCCTACGAGGAATGGGGACGAAAACTGTGAATTTCGTTGACTTTAATTTGCGAATAACATTGTTCATCCTTTGCGCTGCACCGACCATTGCCTTTTTCACCATTGTCGACTCGATTTATTTTGGATTTCTAACAACAGGAGAGATTCAAATGTTGGATATTAGCATTAACAATTTCGTGTTCACACCATGgaactttgttaaatataaTCTGGATTCGAGCAAAACGGCTTCACATGGCGTTCATCCACGATATTTGCATTTGCTCGTTAACCTGCCGCTTTTGTACAATGTTCTCGGGGTGATTGCGGTGTTCTCGTTTGCGAAGTTGGTTTATAG GTTTCTATCTAGTGACTATCGGAATTTGCCCCGATCACAATCCATCATTGGGCTCATGACTTCGGCTGTATTTGCTCCTCTGGCGATCATGTCCTATATCAATCACCAGGAAGCAAGATTTCTACTTCCACTTACTTTGCCTATAACACTTTTGCATGGCCACAAACTGGATGGTATCTCCTTCCCCAACCCTTTCACTGAGGATCGTCCTTTTTTCCGGGCACTATACGATAAATTCGTGCCGCCTAGAATCactaaaaaaacaatcttaagGATATGGTATACAACTACCATCATTCTTGTTATATTCTATGGATTCCTTCATCAAGGTGGCGTCTATCAATTATCAGCACATTTTTCGCAAGTTATGAAagtaaaatcaccgccaacgaACGTTCATCTGATAACTTCCCACATGTACAGCTTTCCAGTGGCCTTTTTGAATACTCCTAGCTCCAAAACAGTTCACATTGATCGTGTGACTAGAAAGAAATATCGTCGAGGGCGtcaatttttcatcaacgaattAGGGAGTGCTGACATTACGCGTGTCCTGCCAATAGTATCAGCTATAGTGAACAGCTACGAGACGGAGAGCCGCGGAAAATATTCGTGGCGGTATCAGATCTACGTTGCAATGCCGACGAGCTTGAGTGACGAGTTTGATGAGTTATACAAGAGGAATATGACTCAGATGAAGTTTTCCTATGTCCGCAGCTTTTATCCTCACTTATCCACAGAGGCTTTACCGAACCCTAGGCGGGA GTATGGTGAAAACGATGTATTTTCCGTGTCAGGAGTACTTTCGCTATTGTTCAATTTCGCCAGGCAGTTCAGTTTGACTTTGTATCGCTTTGAAACTTGA